TCATTCACATGAACTTCCCTGGCCACTGGAAGATAAACGCAATTTTCATCGCATCTTATTTTTAAATCCGTTCTCAGCAGCTGTCCTTCCATCAACTCATGTCTTACCAACTCGGCTTTTTCTCGTGGAACCGCAATGCAGAAGGATTTCATCAAAACTCTATGATATGTTTATATATATCATTAATGGTTAAAAGGCGATGGGCGAACTGGTATTCATAGGATTGGGATTGTGGGGCAATAAGGACATGACGCTGGCTGGCCTAAAGGAAGCAAGGTCATGCGAAAAAATATTTGCAGAGTTTTATACCAGCATGCTAGAGGCTCCAATAAAAAAAATTGAAAAAATGATAGGCAAACCAATAGTTCTACTGGAAAGGGAGAATGTAGAAAATGGGAAAATAATTCTTGATGAAGCAAGCAAAAAAAAGGTGTGCTTGTTAACGGGAGGAGATCCCATGACTGCCACAACCCATATCGATCTTCGTTTGAGGGCAATGGAAAGAGGGATATCTACAAAGGTGGTGCACGGAATAAGTATAATGACCGCTGCCGCAGGACTGCTCGGCCTCCAGACATACAAGTTTGGCAGAACCACCACTCTTGCATTCCCAGAACAAAATTACTTTCCCTGCTCGCCCTATGAAGTTATTGGAGAAAATATGAAGAGAGGGCTGCACACCCTTGTTTTATTGGATATAACTAAAGAGGGATACATGACCGCAAATGAGGGCATAAGACTGCTTATCGAGATGG
This is a stretch of genomic DNA from Candidatus Thermoplasmatota archaeon. It encodes these proteins:
- the dph5 gene encoding diphthine synthase yields the protein MGELVFIGLGLWGNKDMTLAGLKEARSCEKIFAEFYTSMLEAPIKKIEKMIGKPIVLLERENVENGKIILDEASKKKVCLLTGGDPMTATTHIDLRLRAMERGISTKVVHGISIMTAAAGLLGLQTYKFGRTTTLAFPEQNYFPCSPYEVIGENMKRGLHTLVLLDITKEGYMTANEGIRLLIEMERRMKGGVIGEKTLMTVVARASSPSPTIMAGYPDRLIKMDFGPPLHCIVIPGKLHFMEAKALVMLAKAPEEILE